The Persephonella sp. KM09-Lau-8 nucleotide sequence CTATATGATGGCACTCTCAGGTGCGAGGGGTAATAAAGACCAGATCAGGCAGCTTGCCGGTATGCGTGGTCTGATGGCCAAGCACTCAGGTGAGTTTATAGAAACACCAATCAGATCTAACTTCAAAGAAGGTCTGACAATTGTTGAGTACTTTATTTCCACATACGGTGCAAGAAAAGGTCTTGCAGATACAGCATTAAAAACAGCTGTTGCTGGATATCTTACAAGAAGACTTGTTGATGTTGCACAGGATGTAATTATTACAAATGACGACTGTGGAACACTTAATGGTCTTGAAGTATCTGCAATCATAGAAGGTGGAGAAATTGTTGTATCACTCAAAGATAGGATAATAGGTAGATATGCTGCTGAAGATGTAGTAGACCCATATACAAACGAGGTCATTGTAAATGCAGGTGAAGAAATAGATGAAGAAAAAGCACAGGCCATAGAAAATGCGGGAATAGAAACAGTTAAGATCAGATCTGTCCTTACATGTGAACAAAAAAGAGGTGTATGTGCAAAATGTTACGGAAGAGACCTGTCACAGAAAAAACTGGTTGATATTGGAGAAGCTGTTGGAATTATTGCAGCTCAGTCTATCGGTGAGCCTGGAACGCAGCTTACAATGAGAACTTTCCACATTGGTGGTGCTGCTACGGCACAAAAAGCACAAACAAAACATGAAGCCTCTGTTGAAGGTATAGTTAAACTTCTTAATGTGAAAACTGTTGTTGATAGAGAAGGAAAAACTCTTGTGATAAACAGGGATGGTGCAATCCAAATTGTTGATGAAGAAGGAAAAATCAAAGAAAGATTCCCTGCTCCATACGGCGGTATCCTGAAGGTAAAAGATGGACAAAAGGTTAAACCTGGAGATGTTCTTGTTGAATGGGATCCATTTGCTATTCCAATTATTGCAGAGAAATCAGGAACGCTTGAACTTAGAGATGTCATACTGGATGTAACAGTAAGAGAGGAAAGGGATAACATAACAGGAAAAACAATTATAGATATCTCCTTTATGAGACCTAAAGATGCAGTTCTCCACACCCCAAGAGCTGTTATCAAAGGAGATGATGGTAAAGAATACACTTATGACCTGCCTGTAAACACAATAATAATGCTTTCAAGAAATGACCTTGAAACAAAATGGGATAAATGTCTTGCATGTTCGGAAGCTGAGGATGCAGATGTTTACCACAACTACCTGCAGGTAAAACCAGGATTCAAAGTTCAGGCAGGTGATATAATTGCTAAGATTCCAAGGGAAACAGCAAAAGTTAGAGATATCGTTGGAGGTCTTCCAAGGGTTGAAGAACTCCTTGAAGCAAGAGAACCTAAGAACAAAGCTATAGTTTCAGAGATAGACGGAATAGTCAGAATATATGAAGATGCTGATGATATAATCGTTTACAACCCAATTACAGGACAATCTCAGAAATATGATGTTCCAAAGGATGCTCTGGTTCTGGTTAAAAATGGTCAACATGTCCATGAAGGGCAGATGCTCACAGACGATGGTTCTATAAAAGCTGAATTTGAAGGTGTAGTAAGACTTAAATCCAAAGGATACAAAGTTATCGTGTTTAACAAAGAAACAGGCCTCCAGAAAGAATACTCAATCGCAAAAGGTAAATATATGATTGTTAAAGATGGAGAAGTTGTTAAAGCTGGAGACCCACTTACAGATGGAACACCTAACCCACATGATATCCTGAGAATTATGGGACCTGAAGAGCTTGCCAAATTCCTTGTAAAAGAAGTTCAGATGGTTTACAGAATGCAGGGAGTTGAGATCAGCGATAAACACTTTGAAGTAATAATCAGACAGATACTCAGAAAAGTTAAGATTGTTGATCCAGGAGACTCCAGATTCCTCCTTAATGAAATAGTGGACAAAGTTGACCTTGAGGAAGAAGCAAAAAGAATAGCAGAAGAAGGTGGAAGACCACCTAAAGCAGAACCTGTTCTGGTTGGTATTACAAAAGCATCTCTCTCTACAAAAAGCTGGATTTCTGCTGCATCATTCCAGGAAACAACAAGAGTTCTTGCTGATGCTGCAGTTGAAGGAAAAGAAGACCACCTTGAAGGTCTCAAAGAAAACGTTATTATCGGTAATATAGTTCCAGCAGGAACAGGTATTAGACAATATGCAGAAGTTGAGGCAATTATTCCTCAGGAAGAGATAGAGAAACTTTCTGAATAAATTTACTCAAGGGGGTTTAATCCCCCTTAATCTTTTATATTAAATTTATCGTCTTACGGATAAGTATTTGACTTGCAGTCCATATTTTATTATAATGTTAGCTTGTCTTTATATTTTAAAGGAGGTATTAGTGTGCCAACGATAAACCAGCTTGTTAGAAAGGGAAGAAAAAAGGTTAAGAAAAAATCAAAAGCACCAGCGCTTGAAGGAAACCCTCAAAAAAGAGGTGTTTGTGTAAGGGTTTATACAACGACCCCAAAAAAGCCAAACTCTGCTTTAAGAAAAGTAGCAAGGGTTAGACTTTCGAACGGATATGAGGTGACCTGCTATATTCCAGGAATCGGACATAATCTTCAGGAACACTCAATTGTTCTTGTTAGAGGTGGAAGGGTAAAAGACCTGCCTGGTGTTAGATATAAGATTATCAGAGGAGCTCTTGATGCTGCTGGTGTTAAAGATAGAAGACAATCCCGTTCTAAATATGGAACAAAAAGACCAAAACAATAAAGTAAGAGGTAAGTAGAATGCCAAGGAAAGGACCTGTAAAACCAAGAGAAATAATGCCAGATCCAATTTATAAAGATGTTCTGGTTCACAAATTAATAAATAAAGTAATGAAAGATGGAAAAAAATCAGTTGCAGAAAAAATTGTTTATACAGCAATGAAAATTCTTGAAGAAAGAACAGGGGAAGATGCTTTAACAGCACTTCACAAAGCAATTGAAAACATAAAGCCAGTTCTTGAAGTTAGACCAAGAAGAGTTGGTGGTTCTACGTATCAGGTTCCAATGGAAGTACCACCAAGAAGACAGATATCACTTGCTTTAAGATGGCTTGTTGAAGCTGCAAGGAACAGAAGTGGAAAAGGAAACTACACAATGATAGAAAAACTGGCAAATGAACTTTATGACGCTTATAACAACAGAGGTGCAGCTGTTAAGAAGAAAGAAGATACACATAGAATGGCAGAAGCAAATAAAGCATTTGCACATTATAGATGGTAATCAAATAAAAATTGAAAATTTAATCAAAATTAATAAATTTTGAAACTTTAATCAAAAGAATCTGGAGGAAAAAAGAGAATGGCAAGGCAAGTGCCAATTGAAAAATTAAGAAACATAGGGATTGTAGCCCACATTGACGCAGGTAAAACTACAACAACAGAAAGGATCCTGTTCTATACAGGTAAAACATATAAGATTGGTGAGGTGCACGAAGGTGCAGCCACCATGGACTGGATGGAACAGGAAAAAGAAAGAGGTATCACAATTACCTCTGCTACAACAGCTGCTTACTGGAAGGGCTATCAGCTGAATATAATTGACACACCAGGTCACGTTGACTTTGGTGTTGAAGTTGTTCGTTCTATGAAAGCCCTTGATGGTATTGTTTTTGTTTTCTCTTCTGTTGAGGCAGTTCAGCCTCAGTCTGAAGCAAACTGGAGATGGGCTGATAAATTCAAGGTCCCAAGAATTGCCTTTGTTAATAAAATGGACAGGGTTGGAGCAGATTTCTTCAAAGTTTATGAAGATATGATTGAAAAATTAGGTGCAAGACCTGTTCCAATCCAGGTTCCTATCGGAAAAGAGGATAATTTTGAAGGTGTGGTAGACCTCTTTGAAATGAAGGCTTATATCTGGAGAGGAGATGAGCTTGGTGCTAAATATGACATAACAGATGAGATACCAGAAGATGTTAGACCTGTAGCTGAAGAATGGCGTGAAAAGATGATTGAAACTATTGTTGAAACAGATGAAGAATTAATGGAAAAATATCTTGAAGGTGAAGAAATCTCTGTAGATGAACTCAAGAAAGCATTAAGAAAAGCCACAATAAATCTTGAACTTGTTCCAATGCTTTGCGGTTCTGCATTCAAAAATAAAGGTGTTCAGCCATTACTTGATGCTGTTATAGATTTCCTTCCTTCTCCAGTTGATGTTCCACCTGTTAAGGGTGTAAATCCACAAACTGGAGAAGAAGAAGAAAGACATGCATCTGATGATGAACCATTCTGTGCCCTTGCATTCAAAGTTATGGCAGATCCTTATGCAGGACAGCTTACTTACTTTAGAGTTTACTCTGGTGTTGTAAAAGCTGGAGATACAGTTCTTATAGCAAACAAAAATAAAAAGGTTAGAGTTGGTAGAATTCTCAGAATGCATGCTAACCAGAGAGAAGAAATTACAGAAGTTTATGCAGGGGATATCGCTGCTGCTGTTGGACTGGATACAGTTACAGGAGATACACTTTCAGATCCAGATCATCCAATCGTTCTGGAATCTATGGAATTCCCAGAGCCTGTTATTGCTATGGCAATTGAGCCAAAAACAAAATCTGATCAGGAAAAACTTTCTCAGGTTTTAAATAAATTTATGAAAGAAGACCCAACATTCAAAGTAACTGTTGATCCAGAAACCAACCAGACCCTTATTCACGGAATGGGTGAGCTTCACCTTGAAATTATGGTTGACAGAATGAAAAGAGAGTACGGAATAGAGGTTAACGTAGGTAAACCTCAGGTTGCATATAAAGAAACAATCAAGAAAAAAGCTGTTGGTGAAGGTAAGTTTATCAGACAGTCTGGTGGTAGAGGTCAGTACGGTCACGCAATTATTGAAATTGAGCCTCTTGAAGGAAAGGATTATGAATTTGTGGACAAAATCGTTGGTGGTGTAATCCCAAAAGAATACATTCCAGCTGTTGATGCTGGTATTCAGGAAGCAATGCAAAATGGTGTTGTTGCCGGATACCCAATGATTGGAGTTAAAGCTACACTGTTTGATGGTTCATTCCACGAAGTTGACTCTTCTGAAATTGCTTTCAAAATAGCAGGTTCTATGGCATTCAGAGAAGCCGCTAAAAAAGCAAACCCAGTACTCCTCGAACCTATAATGCTTGTTGAGGTTGATACGCCTGAGGAGTATATGGGAGATGTTATGGGTGACCTGTCTAAAAGAAGAGGTAAGATCCTTGGATCTGAGAAAAAAGGAACAACAATGACAATCAGAGCAGAAGTTCCACTTGCTGAGATGTTTGGTTATGCAACAGACCTCAGGTCTTTAACACAGGGTAGAGCAACATTCTCAATGGTATTTGAAAAATATGAAGAAGTTCCAAAAAATATCGCCGATGAAATTGCCGGCGAAAGAGCCAAAGCTACAAGCTAAAAATTAAGAAAATTTAAGGAGGTAAATAAAGAAGATGGCGAGAGAAAAATTTGAGAGGAAGAAAGAGCACGTAAACGTAGGGACAATAGGGCACGTAGACCACGGTAAGACAACATTAACAGCTGCTATAACATACGTATTATCAAAGAAAGGACTGGCAGAGTTTATTGGATACGGAGACATTGATAAAGCACCAGAAGAGAGAGACAGAGGAATTACAATCAACATCACACACGTAGAGTATGAAACAGAGAAAAGACACTACGCACACGTAGACTGTCCAGGACACGCAGACTACATCAAGAACATGATAACCGGTGCTGCACAGATGGACGGAGCTATACTCGTTGTATCAGCAGCAGACGGGCCAATGCCACAGACAAGGGAGCACGTACTTCTTGCAAGACAGGTTAACGTTCCATACATCGTAGTATTCTTAAACAAATGTGACATGGTAGACGACGAAGAGCTTTTAGAACTTGTAGAATTAGAAGTAAGAGAACTTTTAAATAAATACGAATTCCCAGGGGACGAAGTACCAGTAATCAGAGGGTCAGCACTTGGAGCATTAAACGACGAAGAGAAATGGGTTAAATCAGTAGAAGAGCTTCTCAATGCGATGGACGAATACATTCCAACACCAGAGAGAGCGATAGACAAACCATTCCTTATGGCTATAGAGGACGTATTTACAATCTCAGGAAGGGGAACAGTAGTAACAGGAAGAGTAGAGAGAGGAACACTGAAAGTAGGAGACGAAGTAGAGATAGTAGGGCTGTCAGACGAGATTAAGAAGACAGTAGTAACAGGAATAGAGATGTTCAGAAAGACACTGGACGAAGCGGTAGCAGGGGACAACGTAGGGGTACTACTGAGAGGAATAGGGAAAGACGAAGTAGAGAGAGGGCAGGTATTAGCTGCACCAGGAACAATCACACCACACAAGAAATTCAAAGCACAGGTATACATTCTTTCCAAAGAGGAAGGAGGAAGACACACACCATTCTTCCTTGGATACAGACCACAGTTTTACATCAGGACAGCTGACGTAACAGGAACAGTAGTAGAGTTGCCAGAAGGACAGGAGATGGTAATGCCAGGAGACAACGTAGAGTTAACAGTAGAATTAATGGAGCCAGTAGCTATAGAAGAGCAGATGAGATTTGCTATCAGGGAAGGTGGTAGAACTGTTGGTGCTGGTGTTGTTACTAAAATAATTGAGTAAGAGGGTAGTGAAAGATGCAAGAGAAGATAAGAATAAAACTTAAAGCTTTTGACCATAAAGCACTTGACCAGTCTGTTAAGCAAATTATAGATACAGTGAAAAGAAGCGGTGGGGTTATAAAAGGCCCCATCCCTCTTCCTACACAAAGAAAGATATGGTGTGTGCACAGATCACCACACAAATTTGAGCAGTCAAGAGAACATTTTGAGATGAGAATTCACAAAAGATTAATAGACATTGAAAATGCTACTCCACAGACAATAGAAGCATTAATGGACATCAGCCTGCCTGCAGGTGTTGATGTAGAAATAAAATTAAGCTAATAAGAAGGAGTGAGAACAATGCCAAAAGGCATAATCGGTAAAAAGATAGGAATGACCAGAGTTTTTGTAGGAGATAAAGCTATACCTGTAACTGTTATACAGGTTGAGCCTAACTATGTAGTAAACATAAGAACACCTGAAAAAGATGGATACTCAGCAGTGGTTTTAGGGGCTGGTGAAAGAAAAGAAAAAAGAACCCCAAAACCACTTAAAGCAATTTTTGAAAAAGCAGGTGTTAAACCATTAAAAACACTTGCAGAATTTCCTCTCAAAGAAGGGGAAGAAGTCCAGCTCGGACAGGAAATTAAAGTAGAAGAGGTATTTGAGAAAGGCGACCTTGTTGATGTAACAGGTAAATCAAAAGGTAGAGGATTTGCCTCTGCTATGAAAAGATGGGATTTCTCTGGATTTAAAAAATCCCACGGTTCAAGATACCACAGAGCTATAGGTTCTATTGGAGCCTGTGAAGACCCAGGTAGAGTATGGAAAACAAAAAGAATGCCTGGACATTATGGAAATGAAACAATAACAGTTCAGGGGCTTGAAGTTGTTGATATCATCCCTGAAAAAAATGTAATCCTGGTTAAAGGTTCTGTGCCAGGACATACAAATAGCATAGTAAAAATCAAAGCATCTGTTATACCAAACAGAAGAAAAGGAAAAAGAAAATTAGAAAGAGCTAAGGCAACTTATGCTTCTTAAAAATCAGAAAGAGGTGGCTTAAATGGAAGCTAATGTAGTAAACATAAAAAAAGAAAATGTAGGAACAATAAACTTAAACGACAACATATTTAACACAGAAGTAAAAGAGCATACTATCTGGGAAGTAATTAAGTGGCAGCTTGCCTCAAGAAGAGCTGGAACTGCTTCTACAAAAACAAGGGCAGAAGTCAGAGGCTCAAGAAGAAAGATACTTCCACAGAAAGGAACAGGTAATGCAAGACATGGAGACAGAAAAGCAAACATATTCGTAGGTGGTGGTGTAGCCCACGGACCACATCCAAGGG carries:
- the rpsL gene encoding 30S ribosomal protein S12 encodes the protein MPTINQLVRKGRKKVKKKSKAPALEGNPQKRGVCVRVYTTTPKKPNSALRKVARVRLSNGYEVTCYIPGIGHNLQEHSIVLVRGGRVKDLPGVRYKIIRGALDAAGVKDRRQSRSKYGTKRPKQ
- the rpsG gene encoding 30S ribosomal protein S7, giving the protein MPRKGPVKPREIMPDPIYKDVLVHKLINKVMKDGKKSVAEKIVYTAMKILEERTGEDALTALHKAIENIKPVLEVRPRRVGGSTYQVPMEVPPRRQISLALRWLVEAARNRSGKGNYTMIEKLANELYDAYNNRGAAVKKKEDTHRMAEANKAFAHYRW
- the fusA gene encoding elongation factor G, coding for MARQVPIEKLRNIGIVAHIDAGKTTTTERILFYTGKTYKIGEVHEGAATMDWMEQEKERGITITSATTAAYWKGYQLNIIDTPGHVDFGVEVVRSMKALDGIVFVFSSVEAVQPQSEANWRWADKFKVPRIAFVNKMDRVGADFFKVYEDMIEKLGARPVPIQVPIGKEDNFEGVVDLFEMKAYIWRGDELGAKYDITDEIPEDVRPVAEEWREKMIETIVETDEELMEKYLEGEEISVDELKKALRKATINLELVPMLCGSAFKNKGVQPLLDAVIDFLPSPVDVPPVKGVNPQTGEEEERHASDDEPFCALAFKVMADPYAGQLTYFRVYSGVVKAGDTVLIANKNKKVRVGRILRMHANQREEITEVYAGDIAAAVGLDTVTGDTLSDPDHPIVLESMEFPEPVIAMAIEPKTKSDQEKLSQVLNKFMKEDPTFKVTVDPETNQTLIHGMGELHLEIMVDRMKREYGIEVNVGKPQVAYKETIKKKAVGEGKFIRQSGGRGQYGHAIIEIEPLEGKDYEFVDKIVGGVIPKEYIPAVDAGIQEAMQNGVVAGYPMIGVKATLFDGSFHEVDSSEIAFKIAGSMAFREAAKKANPVLLEPIMLVEVDTPEEYMGDVMGDLSKRRGKILGSEKKGTTMTIRAEVPLAEMFGYATDLRSLTQGRATFSMVFEKYEEVPKNIADEIAGERAKATS
- the tuf gene encoding elongation factor Tu; amino-acid sequence: MAREKFERKKEHVNVGTIGHVDHGKTTLTAAITYVLSKKGLAEFIGYGDIDKAPEERDRGITINITHVEYETEKRHYAHVDCPGHADYIKNMITGAAQMDGAILVVSAADGPMPQTREHVLLARQVNVPYIVVFLNKCDMVDDEELLELVELEVRELLNKYEFPGDEVPVIRGSALGALNDEEKWVKSVEELLNAMDEYIPTPERAIDKPFLMAIEDVFTISGRGTVVTGRVERGTLKVGDEVEIVGLSDEIKKTVVTGIEMFRKTLDEAVAGDNVGVLLRGIGKDEVERGQVLAAPGTITPHKKFKAQVYILSKEEGGRHTPFFLGYRPQFYIRTADVTGTVVELPEGQEMVMPGDNVELTVELMEPVAIEEQMRFAIREGGRTVGAGVVTKIIE
- the rpsJ gene encoding 30S ribosomal protein S10 — protein: MQEKIRIKLKAFDHKALDQSVKQIIDTVKRSGGVIKGPIPLPTQRKIWCVHRSPHKFEQSREHFEMRIHKRLIDIENATPQTIEALMDISLPAGVDVEIKLS
- the rplC gene encoding 50S ribosomal protein L3, whose protein sequence is MPKGIIGKKIGMTRVFVGDKAIPVTVIQVEPNYVVNIRTPEKDGYSAVVLGAGERKEKRTPKPLKAIFEKAGVKPLKTLAEFPLKEGEEVQLGQEIKVEEVFEKGDLVDVTGKSKGRGFASAMKRWDFSGFKKSHGSRYHRAIGSIGACEDPGRVWKTKRMPGHYGNETITVQGLEVVDIIPEKNVILVKGSVPGHTNSIVKIKASVIPNRRKGKRKLERAKATYAS